From Shewanella yunxiaonensis, the proteins below share one genomic window:
- a CDS encoding UDP-N-acetylmuramoyl-tripeptide--D-alanyl-D-alanine ligase — MISLTLGDIATALQGQLLSQTSADVPIGSVSTDSRDIAAGGLFIALKGERFDGHDYAQTAVNSGAGALLVSRLLPLDLPQILVPDTHKALGQLGALVRDRLNPRCVALTGSNGKTSVKEMVATILSQHASVLYTSGNFNNDIGVPLTALRLEPQHQYAVFELGANHPGEIDYTSAIVRPDVALVNNVGSAHLAGFGSEAGVAKAKSEIFLHLQPQGIAVINADDHYAAVMRTAAAGHQQIEFGIDAPAALRAANLQHDGNGCYRFDMHWQAQVQPVVLPLAGRHQVLNALAATGLCLGLGLTLADIATGLAAMKPVKGRMLPTQLGRITLVDDSYNANPNSVNAAINWLKEIDGNCILVLGDLGELGDNAALLHRELGERARDAGIDALFCCGELTKHTSAAFATEHYQGISPLVDALITYLNRLSGKVTVLVKGSRSSRMERVVEALVVAFGRGELV; from the coding sequence ATGATCTCGCTGACCTTAGGTGACATCGCAACCGCGTTACAGGGACAACTGTTATCCCAGACATCGGCAGATGTGCCGATAGGTAGTGTCAGTACTGATAGTCGTGACATAGCCGCGGGCGGTTTGTTTATTGCGCTGAAGGGTGAGCGATTTGACGGTCACGATTATGCGCAGACAGCCGTCAATTCAGGGGCGGGCGCGTTATTGGTGAGTCGCTTGTTACCGTTAGATCTGCCACAAATTCTGGTACCGGATACTCATAAGGCGCTCGGCCAGCTGGGTGCCTTGGTGCGTGATCGGCTCAATCCTCGCTGTGTGGCGCTGACTGGTTCTAATGGTAAAACCAGCGTCAAAGAGATGGTGGCGACCATCCTGTCACAACACGCATCAGTGCTCTATACCTCGGGCAATTTCAACAATGATATCGGCGTGCCGTTAACCGCGCTGCGCTTGGAACCGCAACATCAATATGCCGTGTTTGAATTAGGTGCCAACCATCCGGGGGAAATTGATTACACTTCGGCGATTGTGCGTCCTGACGTGGCGTTAGTGAATAATGTCGGCAGCGCCCATCTGGCGGGCTTCGGCTCTGAGGCTGGAGTCGCCAAAGCCAAATCTGAGATTTTTCTGCATCTACAGCCGCAAGGAATCGCCGTTATTAACGCCGACGATCACTATGCAGCAGTCATGCGTACAGCGGCTGCTGGTCACCAGCAGATTGAGTTTGGGATTGATGCTCCGGCAGCGCTGCGGGCGGCTAATCTGCAGCATGATGGTAATGGCTGTTACCGCTTTGATATGCACTGGCAAGCTCAGGTTCAGCCGGTGGTGTTACCCTTGGCTGGCCGCCATCAGGTGCTTAACGCGTTGGCGGCAACCGGATTGTGTCTCGGACTTGGGTTGACCCTGGCGGATATCGCGACCGGGCTGGCAGCTATGAAGCCTGTGAAGGGGCGAATGCTGCCAACGCAGCTAGGACGTATCACGCTGGTGGATGACAGTTATAACGCTAATCCCAATTCTGTAAATGCGGCGATAAATTGGCTGAAAGAAATTGACGGAAATTGCATTTTGGTACTGGGCGATTTGGGGGAATTAGGCGACAATGCTGCGCTTTTACACCGAGAGCTTGGAGAACGTGCCCGCGATGCCGGGATCGATGCGCTTTTTTGCTGCGGTGAACTGACTAAACACACCAGTGCCGCTTTTGCCACGGAGCATTATCAGGGGATCAGCCCATTGGTAGACGCATTAATAACATATCTCAACCGGCTGTCAGGGAAAGTCACCGTGTTGGTTAAAGGGTCTCGTAGCTCGCGTATGGAGCGGGTGGTAGAAGCCCTTGTAGTAGCCTTCGGGCGCGGGGAGTTAGTGTAA
- the mraY gene encoding phospho-N-acetylmuramoyl-pentapeptide-transferase, with translation MLVYLAEYLTQFYTGFNVFSYVTFRAILGLLTALSFSLWWGPKLIRKLQLLQIGQVVRNDGPESHFSKRGTPTMGGLLILAGIFISVLLWGDLDNRYVWVMLFVLAAYGLIGFMDDYRKVIRKDPKGLAARWKYFWQSVAALIVGIYLYVSAAVPGDTQLVVPFFKEMMPQLGIFFVVLTYFTIVGSSNAVNLTDGLDGLAITPTVMVAAAFALVAYLSGHAQFAAYLNIPHLPGSSELVIVCTAIVGAGLGFLWFNTYPAQVFMGDVGSLSLGAALGAMAVLVRQEIMLVIMGGVFVMETVSVILQVGSYKLRGQRIFRMAPIHHHYELKGWPEPRVIVRFWIISLFLVLLGLATLKLR, from the coding sequence ATGCTGGTTTATCTGGCGGAATATCTGACCCAGTTTTATACCGGGTTTAATGTGTTTTCTTATGTCACCTTCAGGGCCATTCTTGGGCTATTGACGGCCTTGAGTTTTTCGCTGTGGTGGGGCCCCAAGCTGATCCGCAAATTGCAGTTATTACAAATTGGGCAGGTCGTGCGAAATGACGGTCCAGAGTCGCACTTTAGTAAACGCGGCACGCCTACTATGGGTGGCTTACTGATTTTGGCAGGCATTTTTATCAGTGTCCTGCTGTGGGGTGACCTGGATAACCGTTATGTGTGGGTGATGTTATTTGTGCTGGCCGCTTACGGGCTAATTGGCTTTATGGATGACTACCGCAAGGTGATCCGTAAAGATCCCAAAGGATTGGCGGCGCGTTGGAAGTATTTCTGGCAGTCGGTTGCTGCACTGATAGTGGGTATTTACTTATACGTCTCTGCTGCAGTCCCCGGTGATACACAGTTAGTGGTGCCATTTTTTAAAGAAATGATGCCACAGCTGGGGATCTTCTTTGTGGTGCTGACATATTTCACCATCGTGGGTTCCAGTAACGCCGTTAACCTGACCGATGGTCTGGATGGCCTGGCGATTACCCCGACGGTAATGGTGGCCGCAGCATTTGCGCTAGTGGCGTACTTGTCTGGTCATGCGCAGTTTGCTGCGTACTTGAACATCCCGCATCTGCCGGGTTCCAGTGAACTGGTAATTGTCTGTACCGCTATTGTTGGTGCAGGACTGGGTTTCTTATGGTTTAACACCTATCCGGCACAGGTTTTTATGGGCGATGTGGGCTCATTATCGCTGGGCGCCGCATTAGGCGCGATGGCGGTGTTGGTGCGCCAGGAGATCATGTTAGTGATCATGGGTGGCGTGTTCGTGATGGAAACGGTTTCGGTCATTTTGCAGGTGGGTTCCTACAAATTGCGCGGCCAGCGGATTTTCCGTATGGCACCAATCCATCACCATTATGAATTGAAGGGCTGGCCAGAGCCGCGAGTGATTGTCCGCTTCTGGATTATTTCGCTGTTTCTGGTGCTGTTGGGTCTGGCGACCCTCAAGCTGAGGTAA
- the murD gene encoding UDP-N-acetylmuramoyl-L-alanine--D-glutamate ligase, producing MNGRYSHIVLGLGATGKSVVRYLMSQGILPLVMDSRRNPPGGDEIKAEYPQLECNFGGFDCRALVQAKQIIISPGIPLDTPEVRVALDMGIEVIGDVELFARAIADRPPCVLAITGSNGKSTVTTLVGEMLQQAGIQVAVGGNIGVPALELLQHPATHYVLELSSFQLETTNSLDCLASTCLNISEDHMDRYSDLEAYRRAKLRLFDQSRLAIYNRDDELTKPLNPMNNNSFGLDNPDGDEWGITDGKIVHGSSEIMNVMDVALLGTHNQANMLAAMALADAAGVDKTVMAKVAEEFKGLSHRCELVAVKEGVTWVNDSKATNVGATLAALQGFSDYLGDIILIAGGDGKGADFTAMKAALKGVSTLITLGRDGDKIAAQKEGAIKVKTMADAVAKAHELANSGDIVLLSPACASLDMYSNFMARGDDFRHLVEALDEQQD from the coding sequence ATGAACGGGCGTTATTCACATATCGTGCTGGGATTGGGTGCCACAGGTAAATCAGTGGTGCGTTATCTGATGTCACAGGGAATTTTGCCATTGGTGATGGACAGCCGCCGGAATCCACCCGGTGGCGATGAAATCAAAGCCGAATATCCACAACTGGAATGTAATTTCGGTGGTTTTGATTGCCGCGCTTTAGTGCAAGCCAAACAGATCATTATCAGTCCCGGAATTCCGCTGGATACCCCGGAAGTGCGTGTAGCACTGGATATGGGCATCGAAGTTATTGGCGATGTGGAGCTGTTTGCCCGCGCTATCGCTGATCGTCCTCCTTGCGTACTGGCGATTACTGGCTCCAACGGTAAGTCTACGGTCACCACTTTGGTAGGCGAAATGCTCCAGCAGGCAGGCATACAGGTTGCTGTCGGCGGCAATATCGGCGTGCCGGCACTGGAGTTGTTGCAACATCCGGCGACTCATTACGTGTTGGAGCTGTCCAGTTTTCAGTTGGAAACCACCAATAGTCTCGATTGTCTGGCCTCGACCTGTCTGAACATCAGCGAAGATCATATGGATCGGTATAGCGATCTCGAAGCCTATCGCCGCGCCAAACTGCGGTTGTTCGATCAGAGCCGACTCGCGATCTACAACCGCGATGATGAATTGACCAAACCATTGAATCCGATGAATAACAATAGCTTCGGACTCGATAACCCCGACGGTGATGAGTGGGGAATTACCGATGGCAAAATTGTTCACGGCAGCAGCGAAATCATGAATGTGATGGATGTAGCACTGTTGGGAACGCATAACCAGGCCAATATGCTGGCGGCCATGGCGCTGGCAGATGCCGCCGGTGTTGATAAGACGGTCATGGCGAAAGTCGCTGAAGAGTTTAAAGGGCTGTCGCATCGGTGCGAATTGGTGGCAGTAAAAGAAGGTGTGACCTGGGTCAATGATTCCAAAGCTACCAACGTCGGTGCTACCTTGGCCGCGTTGCAGGGGTTCAGTGATTATCTCGGCGACATTATTTTGATTGCCGGCGGCGACGGCAAAGGCGCCGATTTCACTGCGATGAAAGCGGCGTTGAAAGGCGTAAGTACCTTGATCACCTTGGGCCGCGACGGCGACAAGATTGCGGCACAGAAAGAGGGCGCAATCAAAGTCAAAACGATGGCTGACGCGGTAGCGAAAGCCCATGAACTGGCAAACTCTGGCGACATTGTGTTGTTATCACCGGCGTGTGCCAGTCTCGATATGTACAGCAACTTTATGGCCAGAGGCGATGATTTCCGCCATCTGGTGGAGGCGCTGGATGAGCAGCAAGACTGA
- the ftsW gene encoding cell division protein FtsW, with translation MSSKTDERQLNLFGGGIKWPWSGWFADRSAPGMQLYDRRLLFAVLSLIGFGFVMVMSASMPEAQSLTGNPFYFVERHVGYLAGCVVIAAVVLQVEMQRWQQLSPLMLLVVGLMLVAVLLVGTSVNGATRWLSLGPIRIQVAEVAKFVFSVYMAGYLVRRHQEVRENAKGFYKPIAVFAVYAVLILMQPDLGTVVVLFVVTVGLLFLAGARLLDFFALILAGTMAFVLLVLLEPYRMRRVTSFLDPWQDPFGSGYQLTQSLMAYGRGDWLGQGLGNSIQKLEYLPEAHTDFIFAIIGEELGFVGIIAVLAVLLFVSLRALRLGHQCLAMERPFEGYLAYAIGIWICFQTVVNVGASIGMLPTKGLTLPFISYGGSSLWVMTAAAMVLLRIDYERRLSLIQAVQGRVK, from the coding sequence ATGAGCAGCAAGACTGACGAACGCCAGCTTAACCTGTTCGGCGGTGGCATTAAATGGCCATGGTCGGGCTGGTTTGCTGATCGCAGTGCTCCGGGCATGCAGTTGTATGACCGGAGGCTGTTGTTCGCCGTGTTGTCGTTAATCGGATTTGGTTTTGTGATGGTGATGTCGGCGTCAATGCCGGAAGCTCAAAGCCTCACCGGCAATCCGTTCTATTTTGTAGAACGGCATGTCGGTTATCTTGCCGGTTGTGTAGTGATAGCGGCAGTGGTGCTGCAAGTGGAGATGCAACGCTGGCAGCAGTTAAGTCCGTTAATGTTGCTGGTCGTTGGCTTGATGCTGGTTGCCGTGTTGCTGGTGGGAACCTCAGTGAATGGTGCCACTCGCTGGTTATCGCTGGGCCCTATCCGCATCCAGGTAGCCGAAGTCGCGAAATTTGTGTTCTCGGTATATATGGCGGGCTATTTGGTGCGTCGCCATCAGGAAGTGCGCGAGAACGCCAAGGGCTTTTACAAGCCGATCGCGGTATTTGCAGTATACGCAGTGTTGATCCTGATGCAGCCGGATCTAGGCACTGTGGTCGTGTTGTTTGTGGTGACCGTGGGGCTGCTGTTTCTTGCCGGGGCACGCTTGCTGGACTTCTTTGCGTTGATCCTCGCCGGCACCATGGCGTTTGTTCTGCTGGTGTTGCTGGAACCGTACCGCATGCGCCGCGTGACGTCGTTTCTGGACCCCTGGCAGGATCCATTTGGCAGCGGTTATCAGTTGACACAGTCATTGATGGCCTATGGCCGCGGCGACTGGTTGGGACAAGGACTGGGTAACAGTATCCAGAAACTGGAATACCTGCCGGAAGCGCATACGGATTTCATCTTCGCCATCATAGGTGAAGAACTGGGCTTCGTCGGTATTATTGCGGTATTGGCAGTCTTGTTATTCGTGTCATTACGGGCGCTGCGCTTGGGGCATCAGTGCCTGGCAATGGAGCGGCCTTTTGAAGGCTATCTGGCCTATGCCATTGGGATCTGGATCTGTTTCCAGACCGTAGTGAACGTTGGCGCCAGTATCGGCATGTTGCCCACGAAAGGGCTGACACTGCCGTTTATTAGTTACGGTGGCAGTAGTTTATGGGTGATGACCGCTGCAGCTATGGTGTTGTTGCGTATCGATTATGAGCGACGTTTAAGTTTGATCCAGGCGGTACAGGGGAGAGTGAAGTAA
- the murG gene encoding undecaprenyldiphospho-muramoylpentapeptide beta-N-acetylglucosaminyltransferase gives MTVAASGKRLLVMAGGTGGHVFPALAVARRLAQQGWQIRWLGTADRMEARLVPQHGFDIDFIDIKGVRGNGLFRKLSAPFKVLHSILQALKVIHEFKPDVVLGMGGFASGPGGVAAKIARIPLVLHEQNAVPGLTNKLLSRIATQVLCAFANTFTKVKAQVVGNPIRAELVALGESPKAVSTEAVKVLVVGGSLGAKVFNELLPETIARVSQSLSVTVWHQAGKGNQAAVQAQYKHWGQDDRVKVADFIDDMEAAYRWADLVICRAGALTVSELATVGLPAIFVPLPHAVDDHQTRNAQVLVDAGAAMLLPQSQLNIESLSAAVLALAEDREQLVQMGQKARTVAVLDATDKVAAVCSALAEKGSK, from the coding sequence ATGACGGTAGCGGCGAGCGGCAAACGCTTATTGGTAATGGCTGGTGGAACCGGAGGACATGTTTTTCCGGCGCTGGCGGTTGCCCGGCGACTGGCGCAGCAAGGCTGGCAGATCCGCTGGCTGGGCACCGCTGACCGCATGGAAGCCCGACTGGTACCGCAGCATGGCTTTGATATTGATTTTATTGATATCAAAGGCGTGCGGGGAAATGGCCTGTTTCGTAAATTGTCGGCGCCGTTTAAAGTGCTGCATTCGATTTTGCAGGCATTGAAAGTGATCCATGAATTTAAGCCGGATGTGGTGCTCGGCATGGGCGGCTTTGCCAGCGGTCCCGGCGGTGTAGCGGCGAAAATCGCGCGTATACCGTTAGTGCTTCATGAGCAGAATGCCGTGCCGGGGCTGACCAACAAACTGTTGTCTCGCATTGCCACACAGGTGCTGTGTGCGTTTGCCAACACCTTTACCAAGGTTAAGGCCCAGGTCGTGGGCAACCCGATCCGGGCGGAATTGGTGGCGCTAGGTGAATCGCCCAAAGCGGTCAGTACTGAAGCGGTAAAGGTGTTAGTGGTTGGTGGCAGTTTGGGGGCCAAGGTATTTAATGAGCTGTTGCCAGAGACGATTGCCCGTGTCAGCCAGTCCTTGTCAGTAACTGTCTGGCATCAGGCGGGAAAAGGTAATCAAGCCGCAGTACAGGCACAGTACAAACATTGGGGTCAGGATGACCGGGTTAAAGTCGCAGATTTTATTGATGATATGGAAGCGGCCTATCGCTGGGCAGATCTGGTGATTTGTCGTGCCGGGGCGTTGACCGTATCCGAACTGGCAACCGTGGGATTGCCAGCGATTTTTGTACCATTACCACACGCGGTGGACGATCATCAGACCCGCAACGCCCAGGTATTGGTAGATGCCGGTGCAGCTATGTTGTTACCGCAATCACAGTTGAATATAGAGAGCCTGTCAGCGGCGGTGTTAGCGTTGGCAGAAGACAGAGAACAATTGGTCCAGATGGGCCAAAAGGCCAGGACTGTCGCAGTTCTGGATGCTACCGATAAGGTGGCAGCCGTGTGCAGTGCACTGGCAGAGAAAGGATCAAAATGA
- the murC gene encoding UDP-N-acetylmuramate--L-alanine ligase produces the protein MTTIAEKYAQVRATIPEMRRVRRIHFVGIGGAGMGGIAEVLLNEGYQISGSDIAHNAVTDRLSALGARVVIGHSAEAVMNVDVVVVSSAIHQDNPELLAAKANRTPVVRRAEMLAELMRYRHGVAIAGTHGKTTTTSLIASIYAQAGRDPTFVIGGLLNSAGTNARLGHSRYLIAEADESDASFLHLQPMVSVVTNIEADHMDTYGGDFEKLKSTFVDFLHNLPFYGVAVLCTDDPTIRDILPRIGRHMVTYGFNSEADVQALDFSQQGGQCRFTVRRKGKDDLPLLLNLPGRHNVLNALAAISVTTEDDIEDEAIIKALAEFQGIGRRFQHLGDYETPNGKVMLVDDYGHHPSEVAATIRAARAGWPDERLVMVFQPHRYTRTRDLYEDFVDVLSQVDCLLMLEVYPAGEAPIAGVDSRALCRSIRLRGQVDPIYVASPEQLAEILQSVVKDGDLLLTQGAGNIGAVSRELARTCLGFAKDETDDGVA, from the coding sequence ATGACAACTATTGCAGAAAAATACGCTCAGGTGAGAGCCACTATCCCGGAAATGCGCCGGGTAAGGCGTATTCATTTCGTGGGTATTGGTGGTGCCGGTATGGGCGGCATAGCCGAAGTATTACTGAATGAAGGCTATCAGATCAGCGGCTCTGATATTGCACACAACGCGGTGACCGACCGTTTATCTGCGCTTGGGGCGCGGGTGGTGATAGGTCACAGTGCCGAAGCCGTAATGAACGTTGATGTAGTCGTGGTTTCCAGTGCGATTCATCAGGATAACCCTGAATTATTGGCAGCCAAAGCTAACCGTACACCTGTAGTGCGCCGCGCTGAGATGCTGGCCGAGTTGATGCGCTATCGTCACGGCGTCGCCATTGCGGGCACTCATGGCAAGACCACAACAACCAGTTTGATTGCCAGTATTTATGCCCAGGCGGGTCGTGACCCGACATTTGTCATCGGTGGTTTGCTCAACAGTGCCGGTACCAATGCCCGATTGGGGCATAGCCGCTATCTGATTGCCGAAGCCGATGAGAGTGACGCATCGTTTCTGCATTTGCAGCCGATGGTGTCAGTGGTGACCAATATCGAAGCCGATCATATGGACACCTATGGCGGCGATTTTGAAAAGCTGAAAAGCACGTTTGTGGATTTTCTCCACAACTTGCCATTTTACGGTGTGGCAGTGCTGTGTACAGATGACCCAACTATTCGTGACATTTTACCGCGGATTGGCCGTCACATGGTGACCTACGGCTTTAACAGCGAAGCCGATGTCCAGGCGCTGGACTTCAGTCAACAAGGTGGTCAATGCCGCTTTACCGTGAGACGTAAGGGTAAGGATGATCTGCCACTGTTGTTGAATTTGCCGGGCCGACACAATGTACTGAATGCGTTGGCGGCAATTTCTGTCACGACAGAAGATGATATTGAAGATGAAGCCATCATCAAGGCGTTAGCCGAGTTTCAGGGGATTGGCCGCCGCTTCCAGCACTTGGGGGATTACGAAACTCCTAATGGCAAGGTGATGCTGGTGGACGATTATGGGCATCACCCCAGTGAAGTCGCTGCCACTATTCGTGCTGCGCGTGCTGGCTGGCCGGATGAGCGTTTGGTCATGGTGTTTCAGCCGCACCGCTATACGCGTACCCGGGATCTCTATGAAGATTTCGTGGATGTGCTGTCACAGGTGGATTGTCTGTTGATGCTGGAGGTCTATCCGGCGGGTGAAGCGCCTATTGCCGGGGTAGATAGTCGGGCTTTGTGTCGCAGCATTCGTCTGCGGGGACAGGTCGATCCGATTTATGTGGCATCTCCTGAGCAGTTAGCGGAAATTCTGCAGTCAGTCGTCAAAGATGGTGATCTGCTGTTGACTCAGGGGGCCGGCAATATTGGTGCGGTTTCCCGAGAGCTAGCGCGTACTTGCCTGGGATTTGCGAAAGATGAGACTGATGACGGCGTTGCATAA
- a CDS encoding cell division protein FtsQ/DivIB produces the protein MTLKQKWQKKTSQLAQVNWYLCSGVAFLLIVIFGLLLAGWKLNLLLNDADALPIDAVAIKGDRQYTSDSDIRAALQDLMKRSFFSADVTQVQQALENLPWVYRASVRRDWPAKLKVYLQEQVPVAHWNQDAWLNEHGEVFQAPSRPGLEALPWLSGPEKRGAEVLKAFQQLDELLRINSFRLEKLSLTPRLAWEAVLGNGIVLELGREDRMSRVQRFINVYPELLKQDKTVARVDLRYDTGLAVGWQESQQESR, from the coding sequence ATGACACTGAAGCAAAAATGGCAGAAAAAAACATCGCAGCTCGCACAGGTCAACTGGTACTTGTGCAGCGGTGTCGCCTTTTTGCTGATAGTGATATTTGGTCTGCTATTGGCGGGCTGGAAGTTAAATCTGTTACTGAACGATGCTGATGCGTTACCGATAGATGCAGTAGCGATCAAGGGTGACCGGCAGTACACCAGTGACAGCGATATTCGCGCTGCGCTGCAGGATTTAATGAAACGCAGTTTTTTTAGTGCAGATGTGACACAGGTGCAGCAAGCATTAGAAAATCTGCCCTGGGTTTACCGGGCGTCGGTGCGCCGAGATTGGCCAGCCAAGCTAAAGGTATATCTGCAGGAGCAGGTGCCTGTAGCGCATTGGAATCAGGACGCTTGGTTGAATGAACACGGTGAAGTGTTTCAGGCTCCATCTCGGCCAGGACTTGAGGCGTTGCCGTGGTTGTCCGGGCCTGAAAAACGCGGTGCCGAAGTATTGAAGGCTTTTCAGCAACTGGACGAACTGTTGCGAATCAACAGCTTCCGGTTGGAAAAATTGAGTTTAACGCCACGGTTGGCGTGGGAAGCTGTGCTTGGCAACGGTATCGTGCTGGAGCTGGGGCGAGAAGATAGGATGTCGCGGGTACAACGGTTTATCAACGTGTATCCGGAGTTATTGAAGCAGGATAAAACTGTCGCCAGAGTGGATTTGCGTTATGACACGGGATTGGCGGTAGGCTGGCAAGAGTCACAACAAGAGAGTCGGTGA